Within Cystobacter ferrugineus, the genomic segment CGTCACCCCGAAGCCCTCGAGATCCTCGGGAAACTCGGTGTTCGCCGCGCGCGCCCGGCCCAGGGTCTCCGACGCGAGCCGCGCGAAGCGCACCGCCGCGCACAACTGCCGCGCCGCCGCCAGCGGCACTCCGCCCTCGGCCGACAGGGTCTCCTCGCGCGCCACGCGCAGCGCCCACAGCGAGATCTGCCGCGCCGCCACCGCCGCCGAGAACGCCTGGCGCCGCTGCTCTCGCAGGCCCACCCACCGCCGCAACACCACCGGGTCCGGATCCTCCGGGAGGAAGGAGCGCTGATACTCCGCGGCCGCCTCGCCCACCCGCCCCGACAGGTCCAACAACACCGCCGTGCGCAGGTACAGCTCCGCGCTGCCCGCCTTCTCGCGCAGCGACTCCAGCCGCACCGCCACCTCGTACTCCGCCACCCGCCGCGGCAGGGTGCGCAGCACCGTCTCCAGGCTCTCCAGCGCCTGCCACCGGATGAGGGGGTTGCGCCCCGAGCGCAGCGCCTCCAGCAGCGGATCCAACGCCTTCACCGACACGTGCTGCCCCAGTTCCTGCGCCGCCTGCCAGCGGTCCATCGGATCCGGGGCCACCAGCGCCCGGCTCAGGTCCTCGATGGAGCGCAGGTAGTGCTCCACCTGGGCCGAGCGGACCAGGGCGTCCGGTTGGCTCAGGACCGCGCGCTCGGCCCGGGCCCGCGCCAGGCGCGCCGGGAAGTCCTCGAGCTTCACGCCCAGCGGATGCGCCGCCACCCGGGCCTCGGCCTCCTCCAACAGCCCCGAGAACAGCAGCCCCTCCACCTCCAGGCCCAGCAGCTTCACCTTGGCCTGCTCCCGGTAGCGCCCCGCCGGGAAGTCGCGCAGGTAGGCGAACAGCGCCGTCGCCCCCGCCGCCCGGGCGAAGCTCTCGTCGTCCAGGCGCGACTCCACCTCCAGCCGCCGGGGATCATCCGGCGCCTCCTTGAGGTACTCCCGCATGCGCACCGGATCCCTCGTCGAGGACGCCTCCTGGAGCTCCGCCGCCTTCAACAGCCGCTGCGCCTCCTCGCGCTGGG encodes:
- a CDS encoding HEAT repeat domain-containing protein, with translation MRAFRALCLLWLLTGCGLPRAYQRARDADTVEAYREFLRQYPEGDEAEAVEVRIAELEFEEARRLHTVVAYKRFLEAHPEDSHVRAVRALLEGLRFNAAKDEGTAAALRQFLRDHPDGAQREEAQRLLKAAELQEASSTRDPVRMREYLKEAPDDPRRLEVESRLDDESFARAAGATALFAYLRDFPAGRYREQAKVKLLGLEVEGLLFSGLLEEAEARVAAHPLGVKLEDFPARLARARAERAVLSQPDALVRSAQVEHYLRSIEDLSRALVAPDPMDRWQAAQELGQHVSVKALDPLLEALRSGRNPLIRWQALESLETVLRTLPRRVAEYEVAVRLESLREKAGSAELYLRTAVLLDLSGRVGEAAAEYQRSFLPEDPDPVVLRRWVGLREQRRQAFSAAVAARQISLWALRVAREETLSAEGGVPLAAARQLCAAVRFARLASETLGRARAANTEFPEDLEGFGVTAAEALKLSEARLADAELLLRQQSPGARTCGDDAVRERLESAVAERRAALRSVGTRLPRLAPVLLEAARERDPSGDIRAEAERLLARPTP